AGGCCGGCAAACCGGGTCAGAATATCCGAGTGCTGCGCTAACTCCATGGTAAAGCCAATGGGCAGTTCGCTGTTATCAATCATGATTTATCACCTCAGCCTTAGTCTGTGCGGATTGTCCCGAAAGTATACTTTTGAAAGAATTACCATGTGTTTTGTATTATTATGCAAGTATTTAAGCAGGGATAATTAAATATGCAGTATTTATAAGTAAATATTTAAAAAATTTATAAGAAGAAAACAGTTGAAAAATGTCGCAGTATCATGTATAATCTATTCAATTTGGGCATTACTGTTCAACATGCAGTAGCATTCAGAAAGGCTCAACAACCATAGCATTAAGAAAGGACAGGACTTTGCGTATGAAAGCTTTTTTAATACTGGAAGACGGTACTGTGTTTACAGGATCGAGCATCGGTTCAACCCAGGAAGTGATCAGTGAGATCGTATTCAATACTTCCATGACAGGTTATTTAGAAGTCCTAACCGACCCCTCCTATGCGGGGCAGGCGGTTGTAATGACTTACCCCCTGATTGGTAATTACGGTATATGTCATGAAGACATGGAATCATTAAAACCTTGGCCGGATGGCTACATTGTCAGAGAATTATCTAGAATTCCCAGCAACTTTAGAAGCGGGGATACCCTTCAGCATTTCTTAAATGAACACAACATTCCAGGTATCAGTGGTATCGATACGAGAGCCCTTACAAAAATTCTAAGAGAAAAAGGAACCATGAACGGCATGATCACTACGAATGAAAGTTTTGATCTTGACGAAGTCATTTTGCGTATGAAAACATATTCTGTGACTGGTGTGGTGGAGAAAGCTACCTGCAGGGAGAAATATGTTCTTCCCGGCGGTGGGAAAAAGGTAGCTCTTCTGGACCTTGGAGCTAAGAAAAATATTGCCCGCTCCTTACAGGAGAGAGGTTGTGAGGTGATCGTTTACCCTGCAGCGGCGAAAGCAGAAGAGATCCTCTCCGGCTGTCCTGACGGAATCATGTTATCCAACGGGCCTGGGGATCCCAAGGAATGTGTGGAGATTATTGAAGAGATAAAGAAATTATACGAATCCAATGTGCCGATTTTTGCCATCTGCCTGGGACATCAGCTCATGGCACTCGCCACAGGTGCGGATACCCATAAGCTGAAATACGGCCACAGGGGCGGCAATCACCCGGTAAAGGATTTAGAAACCGGACGGGTGTATATCTCCTCTCAGAATCACGGCTATGTAGTCGATGTGGATACCATTGATCCGTCAGTGGCCGTTCCTGCCTTTATCAATGTAAATGACGGGACCAATGAGGGACTGAAATATACAAACAAAAACATATTTACTGTGCAGTACCACCCGGAGGCCTGCCCGGGTCCCCAGGATTCCAGCTACTTATTCGACCGGTTTATAAAAATGATGGAGGTGGGAAAATAATGCCGAAGAATCAGGATATTAAAAAAGTGCTCGTTCTTGGCTCCGGGCCTATTATCATCGGCCAGGCAGCTGAATTTGATTATGCCGGAACCCAGGCCTGCCGTTCCCTGAAAGAAGAAGGGGTCGAAGTAGTCCTGCTAAACTCCAACCCGGCAACCATCATGACGGATAAAGATATTGCGGATAAAGTTTACATTGAACCCCTGACCGTAGAAGTGGTGGAACAGCTCATTTTAAAAGAAAAGCCGGACAGCGTCCTTCCCACTCTTGGTGGACAGGCCGGCTTAAACCTTGCCATGGAGCTGGAAGATAAGGGATTTTTAAAAGAACATAAGGTGCGCCTGATCGGAACTACGGCTCTTACCATTAAGAAGGCGGAGGACCGGGAGCTGTTTAAAGAGACCATGGAAAAGATCGGCGAACCGGTGGCGCCCTCTGATATCGTAGAACATGTGGAGGACGGCCTTAAGGTGGCTGAAGCCATCGGATATCCTGTGGTGCTTCGTCCTGCCTATACCCTGGGAGGCTCCGGAGGAGGAATTGCCGATAATCCAGGGCAGTGCCGGGAGATTTTAGAGAATGGACTCCGCTTATCCCGCGTGGGACAGGTTCTTGTGGAACGCTGCATCGCAGGCTGGAAGGAGATCGAATACGAGGTAATGCGTGACGGCGCCGGCAACGTGATCACCGTATGTAATATGGAAAACATCGACCCGGTGGGCGTTCATACCGGAGACAGCATTGTGGTGGCCCCTTCCCAGACCCTGGGGGACAAGGAATACCAGATGTTACGCACCTCTGCCTTAAAGATCATCAGCGAGTTGGGAATCACAGGAGGCTGCAACGTGCAGTATGCCCTTCACCCGGAAAGCTTCGAGTATTGCGTGATCGAGGTAAATCCCAGGGTCAGCCGTTCCTCGGCTCTGGCCTCTAAAGCAACCGGTTATCCCATTGCAAAAGTTGCGGCTAAGATCGCAATGGGCTATACTCTGGATGAGATAAAGAATGCGGTGACAAAGAAAACCTACGCCAGCTTTGAGCCGATGTTAGATTACTGCGTGGTCAAGATGCCCCGCCTACCTTTTGATAAATTCTTAAGCGCTAAGAGGAACCTGGGAACCCAGATGAAGGCTACCGGTGAGGTTATGAGTATTTGCACCAACTTTGAGGGGGGCCTTATGAAGGCTATCCGTTCACTGGAACAGCATGTGGACAGCCTGATGTCCTATGATTTTACAGGGCTAACAGATGAAGAGCTGGCTGAAACCCTTCACCTTGTGGATGACAGGAGGATCTGGGTCATTGCCGAAGCATTAAGAAGAGGTTTTTCCTATGAACAGATCCATGATATTACAAAAGTTGATGTGTGGTTCATTGATAAGCTGGCAATTCTTGTGGAAATGGAAGAAGCCCTTAAGAATGGGCCTCTAACTCTGGAACTTCTAAAGGAAGCAAAGAGGATTGAGTTTCCGGATACAGTCATTTCCAGGCTGACAGGGACTCCTTTGGAAGAAATACGCCGCATGAGAAAGGATAACGGTATTACAGCCGCGTTTAAAATGGTGGATACCTGCGCCGCCGAATTTGCCGCTGAGACTCCTTACTATTATTCTTGCTTTGGAAGTGAGAATGAGGCGGTAAAAACAACAGGAAAAAAGAAGGTGCTGGTTCTTGGCTCAGGTCCCATCCGCATCGGCCAGGGAATTGAGTTTGACTTCTGCTCGGTTCACAGCACATGGAGCTTCCGAAGGGAAGGCTATGAGACGATTATTGTCAATAATAATCCGGAGACAGTGAGCACGGATTTTGATATCGCAGATAAGCTGTATTTTGAACCCCTTACCCCGGAGGATGTGGAGAGCATCGTTGACATGGAAAAGCCAGACGGAGCGGTGGTCCAGTTCGGCGGCCAGACAGCCATTAAGCTGACTGAGGCCCTGATGAATATGGGAATTCCCATTCTGGGAACGTCTGCAGAGGATGTAGATGCAGCAGAGGACAGAGAGCTGTTTGATAAGATTTTGGAGGATTGCGGGATCCCAAGACCTGCGGGCCAGACGGTATTCACGGCGGAAGAAGCCAAGAGTGCGGCAGGAGAGCTTGGTTATCCGGTGCTAGTAAGACCTTCCTATGTGCTGGGCGGCCAGGGTATGCAGATAGCCATCTCTGACCAGGATATCGATGAATTTATTGGGATCATCAACCAGATCGCACAGGATCACCCCATTCTGGTAGATAAATATATCCCAGGCAAGGAAATTGAAGTGGATGCGGTTTGCGACGGTGAGGATATTCTGATTCCCGGAATCATGGAGCATATAGAAAGAGCCGGCGTGCACTCCGGCGACAGCATTTCCATATATCCGGCTCAGAGCATAAGTGAAACGGTAAAGGAAAAACTGGTGGAATATACAAGAAGGCTTTCCAAAGCCCTGCACGTTAAGGGAATGATCAACATTCAGTTCATTGTAAGCGGGGAGGATGTATATGTCATTGAGGTAAATCCCCGGTCTTCCCGTACCGTGCCTTATATCAGCAAGGTGACCGGAATTCCCATCGTCCCCCTGGCAACCCAGGTCATCTGCGGGCATTCCATCAGGGAGCTGGGATATGAACCCGGGCTTTCGCCGGAAGCAGATTATATCGCCGTTAAAATGCCGGTATTCTCCTTTGAAAAGATTCGGGGCGCCGATGTAAGCCTTGGTCCGGAAATGAAATCCACCGGAGAGTGCTTAGGAATAGCAAAGACCTTTAATGAAGCTCTTTACAAGGCGTTTGCAGGAGCAGGAATCAAGCTTCCAAGGCATAAAAACATGATCATAACCGTGAAGGATTCTGATAAGGAAGAGATCATTGA
This genomic stretch from Lacrimispora sphenoides harbors:
- a CDS encoding carbamoyl phosphate synthase small subunit; its protein translation is MKAFLILEDGTVFTGSSIGSTQEVISEIVFNTSMTGYLEVLTDPSYAGQAVVMTYPLIGNYGICHEDMESLKPWPDGYIVRELSRIPSNFRSGDTLQHFLNEHNIPGISGIDTRALTKILREKGTMNGMITTNESFDLDEVILRMKTYSVTGVVEKATCREKYVLPGGGKKVALLDLGAKKNIARSLQERGCEVIVYPAAAKAEEILSGCPDGIMLSNGPGDPKECVEIIEEIKKLYESNVPIFAICLGHQLMALATGADTHKLKYGHRGGNHPVKDLETGRVYISSQNHGYVVDVDTIDPSVAVPAFINVNDGTNEGLKYTNKNIFTVQYHPEACPGPQDSSYLFDRFIKMMEVGK
- the carB gene encoding carbamoyl-phosphate synthase large subunit, with protein sequence MPKNQDIKKVLVLGSGPIIIGQAAEFDYAGTQACRSLKEEGVEVVLLNSNPATIMTDKDIADKVYIEPLTVEVVEQLILKEKPDSVLPTLGGQAGLNLAMELEDKGFLKEHKVRLIGTTALTIKKAEDRELFKETMEKIGEPVAPSDIVEHVEDGLKVAEAIGYPVVLRPAYTLGGSGGGIADNPGQCREILENGLRLSRVGQVLVERCIAGWKEIEYEVMRDGAGNVITVCNMENIDPVGVHTGDSIVVAPSQTLGDKEYQMLRTSALKIISELGITGGCNVQYALHPESFEYCVIEVNPRVSRSSALASKATGYPIAKVAAKIAMGYTLDEIKNAVTKKTYASFEPMLDYCVVKMPRLPFDKFLSAKRNLGTQMKATGEVMSICTNFEGGLMKAIRSLEQHVDSLMSYDFTGLTDEELAETLHLVDDRRIWVIAEALRRGFSYEQIHDITKVDVWFIDKLAILVEMEEALKNGPLTLELLKEAKRIEFPDTVISRLTGTPLEEIRRMRKDNGITAAFKMVDTCAAEFAAETPYYYSCFGSENEAVKTTGKKKVLVLGSGPIRIGQGIEFDFCSVHSTWSFRREGYETIIVNNNPETVSTDFDIADKLYFEPLTPEDVESIVDMEKPDGAVVQFGGQTAIKLTEALMNMGIPILGTSAEDVDAAEDRELFDKILEDCGIPRPAGQTVFTAEEAKSAAGELGYPVLVRPSYVLGGQGMQIAISDQDIDEFIGIINQIAQDHPILVDKYIPGKEIEVDAVCDGEDILIPGIMEHIERAGVHSGDSISIYPAQSISETVKEKLVEYTRRLSKALHVKGMINIQFIVSGEDVYVIEVNPRSSRTVPYISKVTGIPIVPLATQVICGHSIRELGYEPGLSPEADYIAVKMPVFSFEKIRGADVSLGPEMKSTGECLGIAKTFNEALYKAFAGAGIKLPRHKNMIITVKDSDKEEIIDIARRFQAQGYKIFSTSGTARVLNSHGIKALMVRKLEQESPNLLDLILGHEIDLVIDTPTQGADRSRDGFVIRRNAIETGVTVLTSLDTAAALVTSMENKAKELTLIDIAKIKNK